Proteins from one Chitinophaga oryzae genomic window:
- a CDS encoding TolC family protein, translated as MQRIRRLTGMASMVGLLALAVNAGAQTTSQEPVRLSAREAVDYALANQSAVKTARLDELIQLAKNREVSGLALPTINGTGQYQYNPIVQKQMFSVGNFMPGAPKDSFAAISFQLPQNLMGEVRLTQTLFDPSVLVALQARKTLEDLVSKNVAKSQIDVKANVYKAYYNVLSARKALAILTNNITTLEKLLNDTREINKNGLVEKLDVDRLVVQYTNLQTEQTKLRNLVEIGVAALKYQMGMPLKQPVELTDTLSTERIAESISDMDKFDYSQRVEYQLLETQKKANEYDLKRYKLKGLPSLQLFVATGALRGSDKFDYLKSQMWYGYLNTGLNLSVPIFSGMQRRRQVDQALLAVKKSEVAIENAKLGIDLEIEQSASTFRNNVLTLQAQEKNMLLAEDVHNTTQIKYREGVGSSLEMTTAENDLLTAQNNYFTALYNAIVARIDLLKAYGKL; from the coding sequence ATGCAACGTATCAGAAGGCTCACCGGCATGGCTTCCATGGTGGGGCTGCTCGCGCTGGCTGTCAACGCCGGCGCCCAGACCACCTCCCAGGAGCCTGTCCGCCTGTCGGCCAGGGAAGCAGTGGACTATGCCCTGGCTAACCAGTCGGCGGTAAAAACAGCCAGACTCGATGAACTGATCCAGCTGGCCAAAAACAGAGAAGTCAGCGGCCTCGCCCTGCCCACCATCAACGGTACCGGCCAGTATCAGTACAACCCGATCGTCCAGAAACAAATGTTCAGTGTCGGCAATTTCATGCCAGGGGCGCCCAAAGATTCCTTTGCCGCGATCAGTTTCCAGCTGCCCCAAAACCTCATGGGCGAAGTAAGGCTCACCCAGACGCTCTTCGACCCCAGCGTACTGGTGGCCCTACAGGCACGTAAAACCCTGGAAGACCTGGTCTCAAAAAATGTGGCCAAATCACAGATAGACGTCAAAGCCAACGTCTACAAAGCCTATTATAACGTACTGTCAGCCCGGAAAGCACTGGCTATCCTGACCAACAACATCACTACGCTCGAAAAACTACTCAACGATACCAGAGAAATTAATAAAAACGGCCTCGTCGAAAAACTGGACGTAGACCGCCTCGTCGTACAGTACACCAACCTCCAGACTGAACAGACAAAACTCCGTAACCTCGTGGAAATAGGTGTGGCTGCACTCAAATACCAGATGGGCATGCCGCTGAAACAACCGGTAGAGCTCACCGATACCCTGTCCACCGAAAGGATCGCCGAAAGCATCTCCGATATGGACAAATTCGACTACTCCCAGCGCGTCGAATACCAGTTGCTCGAAACACAAAAGAAAGCCAACGAATACGACCTGAAAAGATATAAGCTGAAAGGCCTGCCTTCCCTGCAGCTCTTCGTCGCTACCGGCGCGCTCCGCGGCAGTGACAAATTCGACTACCTCAAAAGCCAGATGTGGTACGGCTACCTCAACACCGGCCTTAACCTCTCTGTGCCCATCTTCAGCGGTATGCAACGCAGAAGGCAGGTAGACCAGGCCCTGCTGGCGGTAAAGAAAAGTGAAGTGGCCATCGAAAATGCCAAACTGGGCATCGATCTCGAAATAGAACAGTCCGCTTCCACCTTCCGCAACAACGTGCTGACGCTGCAGGCACAGGAAAAAAATATGCTGCTCGCAGAAGATGTACATAATACCACCCAGATCAAATACCGCGAAGGCGTGGGCTCCAGCCTGGAAATGACGACAGCCGAAAACGACCTGCTCACCGCCCAGAACAATTATTTCACCGCGCTGTACAACGCCATCGTTGCCAGGATAGACCTGCTCAAAGCTTATGGCAAACTATAG
- a CDS encoding TetR/AcrR family transcriptional regulator, with the protein MEPQERIMDTAFGLFRQYGTRSITMDDIAEKMGISKKTLYAHFMDKDDLVTQALTRFIGLVEAECLTDRDKSADAIEELFLVMEMLDRRMRNMNPVILLDLQKFHAKAYQVFLNYQNNSLANTIRENLERGISEGLYRPDLDIRILTQYRVYGCMLSFQPEAFTGNADMNRVQKVLLENFLYGVASAKGYKLIEKYKQLSQNI; encoded by the coding sequence ATGGAACCGCAGGAACGTATCATGGACACGGCTTTTGGCCTGTTTCGACAATATGGCACCAGGTCAATCACCATGGATGACATCGCTGAAAAAATGGGCATCTCCAAAAAGACACTCTATGCCCATTTTATGGATAAAGACGACCTGGTCACCCAGGCGCTTACCCGTTTTATCGGCCTCGTCGAAGCGGAATGCCTGACAGACCGCGACAAATCAGCAGACGCCATCGAGGAACTGTTCCTCGTTATGGAGATGCTGGACCGCCGCATGCGAAACATGAACCCCGTGATCCTGCTCGACCTGCAAAAGTTCCACGCGAAAGCATACCAGGTTTTTTTGAACTATCAGAACAACTCACTGGCCAACACGATCCGCGAAAACCTGGAACGTGGCATCAGTGAAGGACTCTACCGGCCGGACCTCGACATCAGAATTCTGACTCAATACCGCGTTTACGGATGTATGCTCAGCTTCCAGCCCGAAGCGTTTACAGGCAATGCCGACATGAACAGGGTACAAAAAGTACTGCTGGAAAATTTTCTGTACGGAGTAGCCTCTGCTAAAGGGTACAAGCTTATCGAAAAGTACAAACAACTATCGCAAAACATATAA
- a CDS encoding DUF502 domain-containing protein: MSPKLRLKVFASRLLRYFFQGLLILAPIGITALTLYWAFVTIDNLIPKEIIPDDTSFNFLKYKGVGFALVLVLVVVVGYLSSSFIIGRIFDLFDHLLERTPFIKYIYTSIKDVFDAFVGEKKKFDHPVLVQIYGVDVWEMGFITQTDVTSLGMEGYMAVYVPHAYAITGKVFIVPKERVKPLENVSAGEAMKFAVSGGVTNI, translated from the coding sequence ATGTCGCCAAAACTCAGATTAAAAGTGTTTGCGTCCCGTTTATTGCGGTATTTCTTCCAGGGCCTGCTGATACTGGCCCCTATCGGGATCACTGCACTGACATTATATTGGGCGTTTGTTACTATTGACAATCTTATTCCGAAGGAGATCATTCCGGACGACACCTCATTCAACTTTTTAAAATACAAGGGCGTAGGGTTTGCGCTGGTATTGGTATTAGTGGTAGTGGTAGGGTATCTGAGTTCTTCTTTTATTATCGGGCGGATCTTCGATCTGTTTGACCATCTGCTGGAGCGTACTCCATTTATCAAATACATTTACACTTCTATCAAGGATGTATTCGATGCTTTTGTGGGAGAGAAGAAAAAGTTCGACCATCCTGTGCTGGTACAGATTTACGGCGTGGATGTATGGGAGATGGGATTTATTACCCAGACGGACGTGACCAGTCTGGGCATGGAAGGTTACATGGCCGTTTATGTGCCGCACGCCTACGCTATTACCGGTAAGGTGTTTATTGTGCCGAAGGAGCGGGTGAAACCGCTGGAAAACGTTTCGGCCGGAGAGGCCATGAAATTTGCCGTCAGCGGCGGCGTCACCAATATTTAG
- a CDS encoding zinc dependent phospholipase C family protein, with product MLTRILKQRFAVSFTFILMMYAGKAGGWGFFAHERINRLAVFCLPPEMLVLYKPQLEYIRVHATDPDKRRYMVAAEAPRHYLDIDVLDRPPYRQIPHSWQEAVARYGADSLQRNGILPWHLEKIMFMLTKAFRERDQQRILQLSAEAGHYVADAHVPLHACSNHNGQFTGQTGIHGLWESRIPELLADAEFDYWAGKARYISDWRAYVWQIVTSSGLAADTVLQKEKQLCEQTPPAQRYAYEVRNGVLTRTYAEGYTKAYHQLLGGMTARRMKQAIAAVAACWYTAWVNAGQPSLRELHHTSLTESELQEFEQLQRRWTEGRMLGRTE from the coding sequence ATGTTAACCCGTATCCTGAAGCAGCGTTTCGCTGTAAGTTTCACTTTTATATTAATGATGTATGCCGGCAAGGCTGGTGGCTGGGGCTTTTTCGCCCACGAGCGGATCAACCGGCTGGCGGTCTTTTGTCTGCCGCCGGAGATGCTGGTGTTGTACAAGCCGCAGCTGGAGTATATCCGTGTGCACGCTACCGATCCGGATAAACGGCGGTATATGGTGGCTGCCGAGGCGCCGCGGCACTACCTGGACATAGACGTGCTGGACCGGCCGCCTTACCGGCAGATACCGCACAGCTGGCAGGAGGCGGTAGCGCGGTACGGGGCCGATTCGCTGCAGCGCAACGGTATATTGCCCTGGCACCTGGAAAAGATCATGTTTATGCTGACGAAGGCGTTCCGGGAGCGGGACCAGCAGCGGATATTGCAGTTATCGGCAGAAGCCGGGCATTACGTGGCGGACGCACATGTGCCGCTGCATGCCTGTTCCAATCACAACGGGCAGTTCACCGGGCAGACGGGCATCCACGGGCTGTGGGAGTCGCGCATCCCGGAGTTGCTGGCGGACGCGGAGTTTGACTACTGGGCCGGCAAAGCGCGCTATATCAGCGACTGGCGGGCCTATGTATGGCAGATCGTCACCAGCAGCGGCCTGGCAGCGGATACCGTTTTACAAAAAGAAAAGCAGTTATGTGAACAGACGCCGCCGGCTCAGCGTTATGCATATGAAGTCAGGAACGGCGTGTTAACGAGAACTTACGCTGAAGGTTATACGAAAGCGTATCACCAGTTGTTGGGAGGCATGACAGCGCGGCGGATGAAACAGGCTATAGCCGCCGTGGCGGCCTGCTGGTATACTGCCTGGGTAAATGCAGGACAGCCCTCTCTGAGGGAGCTTCATCACACAAGCCTTACAGAGAGCGAGCTACAGGAGTTCGAACAGCTGCAACGGCGGTGGACAGAGGGACGCATGCTGGGCAGAACAGAATAA
- the serC gene encoding 3-phosphoserine/phosphohydroxythreonine transaminase has translation MKVHNFNAGPSVLPNEVLYKASKALIDFEGSGMSILEIGHRTEPFVAVMEEARNLVRELMQLDDDFEVLYLHGGATTQFMQVPMNLLESSETAAYVDTGVWSNKAIKEAKLFGFVDVVASSKDSNYNHIPKQFNIPPQASYLHITTNNTIYGTQWHMTPVTDVPLIADMSSDIMSRSMDFNKYSLIYAGVQKNMGAAGATMVAIRKSMLGKVSRKIPAILDYKNHIDNGSMLNTPPVFAVYISMLTLRWLKEQGGIPAIEKINEKKAALLYDEIDHNPLFRGTVAKEDRSLMNACFIMDKPEMEEEFLKFCKKEDIVGIKGHRLSGGFRVSMYNALPYESVEVMVEAMKYFSLKKA, from the coding sequence ATGAAGGTGCATAATTTTAACGCAGGTCCTTCTGTATTGCCCAACGAGGTATTATACAAAGCCAGTAAAGCGCTGATCGATTTTGAGGGATCAGGGATGTCTATACTGGAAATAGGCCACAGAACGGAGCCGTTTGTAGCGGTGATGGAAGAGGCGCGTAACCTGGTTAGGGAACTGATGCAGCTTGATGATGACTTCGAGGTGCTGTATTTACATGGAGGCGCCACCACGCAGTTTATGCAGGTGCCCATGAATCTGCTGGAAAGCAGTGAGACAGCGGCATATGTCGATACCGGCGTATGGTCCAACAAGGCTATCAAGGAAGCGAAATTGTTTGGCTTCGTCGATGTAGTAGCCAGCTCCAAAGACAGTAACTACAACCACATCCCCAAGCAGTTCAACATTCCCCCACAGGCCAGCTACCTGCATATTACCACTAACAATACCATCTACGGTACCCAGTGGCATATGACCCCGGTAACAGACGTTCCCCTGATTGCGGATATGAGCAGCGACATTATGAGCCGCTCCATGGATTTCAACAAATACTCGCTGATCTACGCCGGTGTTCAGAAGAACATGGGCGCTGCCGGCGCTACCATGGTGGCCATCCGTAAAAGCATGCTCGGTAAAGTATCCCGTAAAATCCCGGCTATACTGGATTACAAGAATCACATAGACAACGGGTCTATGCTGAACACCCCTCCCGTATTTGCGGTATATATCTCCATGCTCACCCTTCGCTGGTTAAAAGAGCAGGGCGGTATACCGGCCATCGAAAAAATCAACGAGAAAAAGGCAGCCCTGCTGTACGATGAAATTGACCACAACCCGCTGTTCCGTGGTACGGTGGCCAAAGAAGACCGCAGCCTGATGAACGCCTGCTTCATCATGGACAAGCCTGAAATGGAAGAGGAATTTTTGAAATTCTGTAAGAAAGAAGATATTGTTGGCATTAAGGGACACCGCCTCTCCGGTGGTTTCCGGGTATCCATGTACAATGCTTTGCCCTACGAAAGCGTAGAAGTAATGGTGGAAGCCATGAAATACTTCTCCCTGAAGAAAGCTTAA
- a CDS encoding DUF1015 domain-containing protein: MAIIRPFKGLRPKEELAAQVAARPYDVLSSDEAKAAAAGNPYSYYHVSKSEIDLPEGIDTHSQQVYDKAAENLQRLVKEGVLFQEAQPAYYIYKLVMNGRAQTGLVCASSVDDYNKGIIKKHEFTRPDKELDRINHIKTTLAQTGNVFLAYNDVPEVNALIDHWQNNNKPAYDFTADDGIRHTIWVVNTPAAVQEITTLFAEKVPCTYIADGHHRAASASLVQKEFQEKGTITSVENPVNYFLTTIFPASQLAILDYNRLVKDLNGLSKAELLSRLDYDFTVEEIGHQPQQPSMLHEFSMYLEGTWYRLVAKEGTYTTDPIGILDVTILSNNILDKHLGIKDQRTDKRIDFVGGIRGLQELVKRVDSGEMKIAFALYPVTIQQLFDIADSGNVMPPKSTWFEPKLRDGLITHVI; the protein is encoded by the coding sequence ATGGCTATTATCAGACCTTTTAAAGGATTAAGGCCCAAAGAAGAACTGGCGGCACAAGTAGCTGCAAGGCCTTATGACGTACTCAGTTCGGACGAAGCTAAAGCTGCCGCCGCCGGTAATCCGTATTCGTATTATCATGTTTCCAAATCTGAAATAGATCTGCCGGAAGGGATAGACACCCACAGCCAGCAGGTATACGATAAAGCGGCCGAAAACCTGCAACGCCTGGTAAAGGAAGGCGTACTGTTCCAGGAAGCACAACCCGCCTACTACATCTACAAACTGGTAATGAACGGCCGCGCCCAGACAGGCCTGGTATGTGCATCCTCCGTAGATGACTACAATAAAGGCATTATCAAAAAACATGAGTTTACGCGCCCGGACAAGGAACTGGACCGTATCAACCATATTAAAACCACGCTGGCCCAGACAGGCAACGTTTTCCTGGCATACAACGACGTACCGGAAGTCAACGCCCTGATCGACCACTGGCAAAACAATAACAAACCGGCATACGACTTCACTGCGGATGACGGTATCCGGCATACCATCTGGGTGGTCAACACCCCCGCCGCCGTACAGGAAATCACTACGCTGTTCGCCGAAAAAGTGCCCTGCACGTATATCGCCGACGGGCACCACCGTGCTGCGTCCGCCAGCCTGGTACAGAAAGAATTCCAGGAAAAAGGTACCATCACTTCCGTGGAAAACCCGGTGAACTATTTCCTGACCACCATCTTCCCTGCCAGCCAGCTCGCTATCCTGGACTATAACCGCCTGGTGAAAGACCTCAACGGCCTGAGCAAAGCGGAACTGCTGTCCCGCCTCGACTACGACTTCACTGTAGAAGAAATCGGCCACCAGCCCCAGCAACCTTCCATGCTGCACGAATTCAGCATGTACCTTGAGGGGACCTGGTATCGCCTGGTAGCCAAAGAAGGTACCTATACCACCGATCCTATCGGTATCCTGGACGTGACCATCCTGTCCAACAACATCCTGGACAAACACCTGGGCATCAAAGACCAGCGTACCGACAAACGGATCGACTTCGTGGGCGGTATCCGTGGCTTACAGGAGCTGGTTAAACGGGTAGACAGCGGAGAAATGAAAATCGCTTTCGCCCTGTACCCCGTTACCATCCAGCAATTGTTTGATATTGCCGACAGTGGCAATGTGATGCCTCCTAAAAGCACCTGGTTTGAACCCAAGTTGCGGGATGGCCTGATAACGCATGTGATTTAA
- a CDS encoding tetratricopeptide repeat protein, producing the protein MHMRSSLLKAVFVAGVLFSQVAVAQDANELYRTATNFMRNGDYSNAVLVLNQALQLEPDNFEYRKQLGFTFYLKGDLNKAKNVIEPLLSRKEADVQVFQIAGNIYQGREEWKTAQRMYEKAIRKFPNSGELYNDNGTLAMNFKMYDGALRSWLKGIEQDPTFPGNYYNATKTYYYSNSPLWCILYGETFMNMESFTTRTAEIRNIVLESYKKLFNDPSLFDSMVPEEEGRKGKKSKGDGGFVQAFKQCMGKQLSVITGGVDPDALIMARTRFLLDWYHSYSNTYPYALFDFQQTMLQQGMFESYNHWLFGPAANQASYKAWVALHKQDYDDFLKYQRNHPLKPRPDEYYNDGKFTLINAGY; encoded by the coding sequence ATGCATATGAGGTCTTCTTTATTGAAAGCAGTATTTGTTGCGGGGGTATTATTTTCACAAGTGGCGGTGGCGCAGGATGCAAATGAATTATACAGGACCGCTACCAACTTCATGCGTAACGGGGATTATTCCAATGCTGTGCTGGTATTAAACCAGGCTTTACAGTTGGAACCCGACAATTTTGAATACAGGAAACAGCTGGGTTTTACCTTTTACCTGAAAGGAGACCTTAACAAAGCAAAAAATGTGATAGAACCGCTGCTCAGCAGGAAAGAAGCAGACGTACAGGTATTCCAGATTGCCGGCAACATCTACCAGGGACGGGAAGAGTGGAAAACTGCGCAACGGATGTATGAAAAAGCCATCCGCAAATTCCCGAACAGCGGCGAGCTGTACAACGACAACGGTACGCTGGCGATGAACTTCAAGATGTATGACGGCGCACTGCGCTCCTGGCTCAAAGGCATTGAACAGGACCCTACCTTTCCGGGCAACTACTACAATGCCACCAAAACCTACTATTACAGCAACAGCCCTTTGTGGTGCATCTTATATGGTGAAACCTTCATGAACATGGAGAGTTTCACGACCCGGACCGCCGAAATCAGGAACATTGTACTGGAATCGTACAAAAAGTTGTTCAACGACCCGAGCCTGTTCGACAGCATGGTGCCTGAAGAAGAAGGCAGAAAGGGCAAAAAAAGCAAAGGGGACGGCGGTTTCGTCCAGGCTTTCAAACAGTGCATGGGCAAACAGCTGAGCGTGATCACCGGCGGTGTAGACCCGGACGCGCTGATCATGGCCCGCACCCGTTTCCTGCTGGACTGGTACCACTCCTATAGCAACACCTATCCTTATGCGCTCTTTGACTTTCAGCAAACGATGCTGCAGCAGGGTATGTTTGAATCTTACAACCACTGGCTCTTCGGTCCTGCTGCCAATCAGGCCTCCTACAAAGCATGGGTAGCGCTGCATAAACAGGACTATGACGACTTTCTGAAATATCAGCGCAATCATCCGTTGAAACCCAGGCCCGATGAATATTACAATGACGGAAAATTCACGCTGATCAACGCGGGGTATTGA
- the paaN gene encoding phenylacetic acid degradation protein PaaN, which yields MLATKHQNTIDAAVKANHERTFYSHYPEHPKAYGEEAHAKGVQSYQQLLNKPFKQLLQSGETGWAGEEVSPYTQEVLGVTYPVFAVDDLVRRAGDTASAWGRTPVAERAGVLTETLERIKDYFFDIANATMHTTGQSFMMSFQASGPHANDRALEAIATGYHELQRYPAELEWEKPMGKSAIRLRKTFRAIPKGIGVVIGCSTFPVWNTLPGMYANLITGNPVIVKPHPRAILPIAIAVAAIQQVLQENGHDPLLCQLAPDSSDNLIAKKLSEHPDVKLIDYTGSSAFGNYVESLPGKTVFTEKAGVNSVLLDSVKDLDAVIQNLAFSVSLYSGQMCTAPQNFFIPETGIATAAGQVSFNEVVQKFRDAIVALTNNPKMGAGTLGALQNESTLQRTLEAQQLGGKVVLAGAPVTNEEFSKARVMAPTVIEVSSADTNIYEKELFGPIVLIVKTKDTAHTIQLAKQMAQKHGAITCAAYTTDPATKEKIADEMNSVFTPVSFNLTGFIWVNQHAAFSDFHVSGGNPAGNASFTNQEFIIKRFVWVGNRELIE from the coding sequence ATGCTCGCTACGAAACACCAAAACACGATTGATGCCGCTGTTAAAGCGAATCACGAAAGAACTTTCTATTCGCACTATCCGGAGCACCCCAAGGCTTACGGGGAAGAAGCCCATGCAAAAGGCGTACAGAGTTATCAACAGCTGCTGAACAAACCTTTCAAACAATTGCTGCAGAGCGGAGAAACCGGTTGGGCAGGAGAAGAAGTGTCACCCTATACCCAGGAAGTGCTGGGCGTTACCTACCCGGTCTTCGCCGTCGATGACCTGGTGAGAAGGGCCGGGGATACCGCTTCCGCCTGGGGCCGTACCCCGGTTGCCGAAAGAGCCGGCGTACTAACGGAAACGCTTGAACGTATTAAGGATTATTTTTTTGATATCGCCAATGCCACCATGCATACTACCGGGCAGAGCTTTATGATGAGCTTCCAGGCTTCCGGTCCGCACGCCAACGACCGTGCCCTCGAAGCCATTGCCACCGGTTATCATGAGCTGCAACGGTACCCTGCTGAGCTGGAATGGGAAAAGCCCATGGGCAAATCCGCCATCCGGCTCCGCAAGACATTCCGCGCCATTCCGAAAGGCATCGGCGTAGTGATCGGTTGCTCCACCTTCCCCGTATGGAACACCCTGCCCGGTATGTACGCCAACCTGATCACAGGCAACCCTGTGATCGTAAAACCGCACCCACGGGCTATCCTGCCCATCGCCATTGCGGTGGCCGCCATACAGCAGGTGTTACAGGAAAACGGGCACGACCCGCTGCTTTGCCAGCTGGCGCCGGACAGTTCAGATAACCTGATCGCCAAAAAACTGTCTGAACATCCGGACGTAAAACTGATAGACTATACCGGCAGCAGCGCTTTCGGTAATTATGTAGAATCACTTCCCGGCAAAACGGTCTTCACAGAAAAAGCGGGCGTCAACTCCGTACTGCTTGACAGCGTAAAAGACCTGGACGCGGTAATACAGAACCTCGCCTTCTCCGTGAGCCTGTATTCCGGCCAGATGTGTACCGCGCCGCAGAACTTCTTTATTCCTGAAACCGGTATTGCTACCGCAGCGGGACAGGTAAGTTTCAACGAGGTGGTACAGAAGTTCAGGGACGCCATCGTAGCGCTGACCAACAATCCGAAAATGGGGGCAGGCACGCTGGGCGCCCTTCAGAACGAAAGCACCCTGCAGCGTACACTGGAAGCACAGCAGCTGGGCGGCAAAGTGGTACTGGCAGGCGCACCCGTTACCAACGAAGAATTCAGCAAAGCGAGGGTGATGGCACCTACCGTCATTGAAGTCAGCAGCGCTGATACCAATATTTATGAAAAGGAGCTGTTTGGCCCCATTGTGCTGATCGTTAAAACCAAAGACACGGCACATACCATTCAGCTGGCCAAACAGATGGCACAGAAGCATGGCGCCATTACCTGCGCGGCGTACACCACAGATCCTGCCACCAAAGAGAAGATCGCAGATGAAATGAACAGTGTGTTTACACCTGTTTCCTTTAATCTGACCGGTTTCATCTGGGTAAACCAGCATGCCGCCTTTTCCGACTTCCACGTCAGCGGAGGCAATCCGGCCGGTAACGCCAGTTTCACCAACCAGGAATTTATCATCAAGCGGTTTGTATGGGTGGGCAACCGGGAACTGATAGAATAG
- a CDS encoding YceI family protein — protein sequence MKSIVYLFLLSGILVACEQAPKADKAAASNPQAVKAAIGNAYLADTAASVISWIGTKPTGKHQGTLRLAGGAIYVKDSLVTSGRLVINMHSLQNIDLAADSAMKNKLERELKGSSFFDVDKFPTAVFEMTGINTYYPAVGEEVALKDATHVMSGNLTIKTVTKNISFPVRISIDGHHLTAVANFNIDRTLWGINYRADKSLQDKLINSQVNIGFHISASR from the coding sequence ATGAAAAGTATTGTATACCTTTTTTTACTGTCCGGTATCCTGGTTGCCTGTGAACAGGCGCCCAAGGCCGACAAAGCCGCTGCCAGCAATCCTCAGGCGGTAAAAGCAGCCATCGGCAACGCTTACCTGGCGGACACCGCTGCCAGCGTGATATCGTGGATAGGCACCAAGCCTACCGGTAAACATCAGGGTACCCTGCGGCTCGCCGGCGGAGCGATTTATGTAAAAGACTCCCTGGTCACCAGCGGCCGGCTGGTGATCAACATGCACAGTTTGCAGAATATAGACCTCGCCGCAGACAGCGCCATGAAGAACAAGCTGGAGCGCGAACTGAAAGGCAGTTCTTTTTTCGACGTGGATAAATTTCCTACCGCCGTTTTCGAGATGACCGGTATCAACACCTACTACCCTGCTGTTGGAGAAGAGGTAGCGTTAAAAGACGCCACACACGTCATGTCCGGCAACCTGACCATTAAAACTGTCACTAAAAATATCTCCTTCCCTGTACGTATCAGCATAGACGGGCATCATCTTACCGCAGTCGCCAATTTCAATATCGATCGTACCCTGTGGGGTATCAACTATCGCGCTGACAAATCATTACAGGATAAACTGATTAATTCGCAGGTAAACATAGGGTTTCATATCAGTGCCTCCCGATAG
- a CDS encoding 2TM domain-containing protein, giving the protein METTQQRDERLWHIAKARAGFKCHLIIYLVINTGLWLVWFLSDRDMPGSALWPLGPSLGWGIALALQYFNTYHKDTFDNTLKRI; this is encoded by the coding sequence ATGGAAACTACCCAGCAAAGAGATGAACGTCTCTGGCATATCGCAAAGGCCAGGGCCGGCTTTAAATGTCATCTTATCATCTACCTGGTGATCAACACGGGATTGTGGCTGGTATGGTTCCTTTCTGACCGGGACATGCCCGGAAGTGCCCTTTGGCCACTGGGGCCCTCCTTAGGATGGGGCATTGCACTTGCCCTTCAATACTTCAATACTTATCATAAAGACACTTTCGATAATACGCTGAAAAGAATATAA